The Methylomonas montana genome has a window encoding:
- a CDS encoding undecaprenyl-phosphate glucose phosphotransferase, which translates to MPLGLGNIFNGLFKQYGHTVILLLRVIDVAMLFAAAWVTHYFWLREYVIDQDYRIVIALGILGAIIFFEIGQVYRPWRNDAMRGEIARIVRAWISALVAVVSIVALVRMHFWFGSSYRWIASWGALGLAFVLVARGVLSQILRWLRSRGWSQGRIVMVGLNQMAVAVARQLNHSSWAGLQVIGYVDDRAEDRHSVSDLSLPRLGKLDDLPAIIADQSIDEVWVAYQGESLTERAQYQLRHLPVSIRLVIDCFAFKQSKFLSLNTVAGIPTLDFSVSPLHGVNRYIKELEDRLLAFILLLLISPLMLILAIGVKLSSRGPVFYRQERVGWNNRSFTMLKFRSMPVDAEAKTGAVWARPGENRATPFGGFLRKTSLDELPQLINVLRGDMSLVGPRPERPDFVEVFKDQVPNYMKKHMVKAGITGWAQVNGWRGDTDLNRRIEHDLYYIQHWSLWFDLEIAFRTVLTGFINKNAY; encoded by the coding sequence ATGCCACTCGGTTTGGGAAATATTTTCAACGGACTCTTCAAGCAATACGGCCATACGGTGATTCTGCTGTTGCGGGTGATCGACGTCGCCATGTTGTTTGCCGCCGCCTGGGTGACCCATTATTTCTGGTTGCGTGAATACGTCATCGATCAGGATTATCGGATCGTGATTGCGCTGGGTATCTTGGGTGCCATCATTTTTTTCGAAATCGGCCAAGTGTATCGGCCTTGGCGCAACGATGCGATGCGCGGCGAGATTGCCCGCATCGTTAGGGCTTGGATTTCGGCTTTGGTGGCGGTGGTGTCCATCGTTGCGCTGGTGCGGATGCATTTCTGGTTCGGCTCCAGTTACCGCTGGATCGCCTCCTGGGGTGCGCTGGGCTTGGCGTTCGTACTGGTAGCGCGCGGTGTGCTGTCGCAAATACTGCGCTGGCTGCGGTCTCGCGGCTGGTCGCAAGGTCGCATCGTGATGGTCGGTTTGAATCAAATGGCGGTGGCGGTGGCGCGGCAGTTGAATCATTCGTCCTGGGCCGGCCTGCAAGTGATCGGTTATGTCGACGACCGCGCCGAAGACAGGCATTCGGTCAGCGATTTATCGCTGCCGCGCCTGGGCAAGTTAGACGATTTACCGGCCATCATCGCGGATCAGTCCATCGACGAAGTTTGGGTGGCGTATCAAGGCGAATCCTTGACCGAGCGCGCCCAATATCAACTCCGGCATCTGCCGGTCAGCATTCGATTGGTGATTGACTGCTTTGCTTTCAAACAAAGCAAATTCCTGAGCCTTAACACCGTGGCAGGGATTCCGACCCTGGATTTCTCGGTATCGCCGCTGCATGGCGTCAATCGTTATATCAAGGAGCTTGAGGACAGATTGCTGGCTTTCATACTGTTGTTGCTGATCAGTCCGCTGATGCTGATCCTGGCGATTGGCGTCAAGCTCAGCTCACGCGGACCGGTGTTTTATCGGCAGGAGCGGGTGGGCTGGAATAATCGCTCGTTCACCATGTTGAAATTCCGGTCGATGCCGGTCGATGCCGAAGCGAAAACCGGTGCGGTATGGGCGAGGCCCGGCGAGAATCGCGCCACCCCGTTTGGCGGCTTCCTGCGTAAAACCAGCCTGGACGAACTGCCGCAATTGATCAACGTGTTGCGTGGCGATATGTCGCTGGTTGGCCCTCGTCCGGAGCGTCCTGACTTTGTCGAAGTGTTCAAGGATCAAGTCCCCAACTATATGAAAAAGCACATGGTGAAAGCCGGCATCACCGGTTGGGCGCAAGTCAACGGCTGGCGCGGCGACACCGATTTGAATCGCCGCATCGAGCACGATTTGTACTACATCCAACATTGGTCGCTGTGGTTTGATCTGGAGATCGCCTTCCGTACCGTGCTGACCGGTTTTATCAATAAAAACGCCTACTAA
- a CDS encoding polysaccharide biosynthesis/export family protein: MFRLIFIMLFLLLPGCFLAPGMDMNNDNGLTEIELPTNKGGQLVKEKVRIVPITADLIIERETARRQTINSLPPVDPSKTSYRIGPQDRLQITVWEHPELNDPGGEKIMPELAGKVVDENGDLYYPYVGSIHVAGKTVSEAREDLTRELSKYFKKVKLDIRVLSFQAHRVAVVGEIARPGVQTMNETPLTVAEAITRAGGSTKDSDFANVALARDGKLYKLDVQSMYEKGLTTQNLLLKDGDVLNVGDQKDSKVFVMGEANRQQAIQINKGRMSLSQALAEASGVDFNTSRPGDIYVIRAGDMHPEIFQLDAESPDAMILADQFPLQAHDTLFIGTAGVTQWSRVLNQILPGSFTAIMSQAAMMGM, translated from the coding sequence ATGTTTAGATTGATTTTCATCATGCTGTTTTTACTGTTGCCAGGTTGTTTTTTGGCGCCGGGCATGGATATGAATAACGATAACGGCTTGACCGAAATCGAGCTGCCAACCAATAAAGGCGGGCAGTTGGTGAAAGAGAAAGTCCGCATCGTGCCGATTACCGCCGATTTGATCATCGAGCGGGAAACCGCCCGCCGCCAAACGATCAACAGCTTGCCGCCGGTGGACCCCAGCAAAACCAGTTATCGCATCGGTCCGCAGGATAGATTGCAAATCACCGTTTGGGAACACCCGGAACTGAACGATCCCGGCGGCGAAAAAATCATGCCGGAGCTGGCCGGTAAAGTCGTGGATGAGAACGGCGACCTGTATTACCCCTATGTCGGCAGCATTCATGTCGCCGGCAAAACCGTCAGCGAAGCCCGCGAAGACTTGACCCGAGAACTGTCCAAGTACTTCAAAAAGGTCAAACTGGATATTCGGGTGTTGTCCTTCCAGGCGCATCGGGTGGCGGTGGTGGGTGAAATTGCGCGTCCCGGCGTGCAAACCATGAACGAAACGCCTTTGACCGTGGCGGAGGCCATCACACGGGCCGGCGGTTCTACCAAAGACTCGGATTTTGCCAATGTGGCGCTGGCCCGCGACGGCAAACTTTACAAGCTCGATGTGCAGTCCATGTACGAAAAAGGTCTGACTACCCAGAACTTGTTGTTGAAAGACGGCGACGTGCTGAATGTCGGCGATCAAAAAGACAGCAAGGTGTTTGTGATGGGCGAGGCTAATCGCCAGCAAGCCATCCAGATCAACAAAGGCCGGATGAGTCTGTCTCAGGCCTTGGCCGAGGCGTCCGGGGTGGATTTCAATACCTCGCGGCCCGGCGACATCTATGTGATTCGCGCCGGCGACATGCACCCCGAGATTTTCCAACTGGATGCCGAATCGCCTGATGCGATGATTCTGGCCGATCAGTTTCCGTTGCAAGCCCATGACACGCTGTTCATCGGTACTGCCGGCGTCACGCAATGGTCTAGAGTGCTGAACCAAATTTTACCGGGCTCGTTCACCGCAATCATGTCGCAAGCCGCGATGATGGGGATGTAA
- a CDS encoding polysaccharide biosynthesis tyrosine autokinase: protein MMYAQKEAIPVLQPLNQVRIEEQGVSIRDYVDLLIEGRKTIFIALCSVLLVTTVYLVLAPRTYKADALLRIDKNKALLTANLRSDNNQAPAEAESPRAQREVEILRSRSVLGKVVDNLNLAIETEPYFFPVIGETLARRHDVHDGASAAWWGFGRWAWGGEKLKVTAFEVPDRYLEKEFTLIALEAGRFQILDPRGDELLEGLVGDVLTAEIGEKTPVTIKVDTLDAHPGTHFQLTRRTALSAIETLQKAFAVKEVSKDTDILSVELKGRDPEQLAKSVNDIAAIYVNATVNWESAEASQKLNFLESQLPIVKERLEKAEQGLSAYRQQHGAVDISAEAEILLKQASDMETLGIQLKQKYDEQSQRLESEHPDMISTNAQIKRVNNKLAALEKRIKDLPKTQQNMVSLSRDVQVNTELYTSLLNSAQEQRIAAAGSLGNSRIVDFAVTPEKPYWPKPSLLLAIAGLLGLSLGSALIFLRHSLQRHDNYPALLEYQVGLPMFAAIPHSKRQHKLGRLLGKDKDNGILVSQDPLDISVESLRGLRTTLEATLANHESKVIMVCSPAPGMGKSFVSANLAALLASIKKRVLVIDADMRNGRLHDTFSIGKQPGLSDLLSGRATLGEVIVSLPDVGIDLIPRGNMVLNPAELLVLGELSETLEQLKSFYNHIVIDSPPILGATDAAILGKHADATFLVVKEGRYTAQELEVSARRFQQVGIKPNGFIINDMKEGSSYYPYYGYAYQRADQEPKDESTWSDKYQAVGDWLGKQLDRELLPVVTAETDERV, encoded by the coding sequence ATGATGTATGCACAAAAGGAAGCCATTCCAGTACTACAGCCGTTAAATCAGGTTAGGATCGAAGAGCAGGGCGTCAGCATCCGCGATTATGTCGATCTGCTGATCGAAGGCAGAAAGACCATTTTCATCGCGCTCTGCTCGGTATTGCTGGTCACCACGGTTTATCTGGTGCTGGCGCCGCGTACTTACAAGGCCGATGCCTTGTTGCGGATCGACAAGAACAAGGCGCTGTTGACAGCCAACTTGCGTAGCGACAACAACCAAGCGCCGGCAGAAGCGGAAAGCCCGCGTGCACAGCGCGAAGTGGAGATTCTGCGATCGCGTTCGGTGCTGGGCAAAGTGGTGGACAACCTGAATCTGGCCATCGAAACCGAGCCGTACTTTTTTCCGGTGATCGGTGAAACACTGGCTCGCCGGCACGACGTCCACGACGGCGCATCCGCTGCCTGGTGGGGATTCGGTCGCTGGGCCTGGGGCGGTGAGAAACTCAAAGTCACCGCGTTCGAGGTACCGGATCGTTATCTGGAAAAAGAATTTACGCTGATCGCGCTGGAAGCGGGCCGTTTCCAAATACTCGATCCGCGCGGCGACGAATTGCTGGAAGGCTTGGTGGGCGACGTATTGACCGCTGAGATCGGCGAGAAAACCCCGGTGACGATTAAAGTCGACACGCTGGATGCGCATCCAGGCACTCATTTCCAATTGACTCGCCGCACCGCGCTGTCGGCCATCGAAACCCTGCAAAAAGCCTTTGCGGTGAAGGAAGTCTCCAAGGACACCGACATCCTCAGCGTGGAATTGAAAGGCCGCGATCCTGAGCAATTGGCTAAATCGGTCAACGATATTGCGGCGATTTATGTGAACGCCACGGTGAATTGGGAATCGGCGGAAGCATCGCAAAAACTGAATTTCCTGGAAAGCCAACTGCCCATCGTCAAGGAACGTCTGGAAAAAGCCGAGCAAGGCCTCAGCGCTTATCGCCAGCAACACGGCGCGGTAGATATTTCCGCAGAGGCCGAGATCCTGTTGAAACAGGCTTCGGATATGGAAACCCTGGGTATTCAGCTCAAGCAAAAATACGACGAACAAAGTCAGCGTTTGGAATCTGAGCATCCGGACATGATCTCTACCAATGCCCAGATCAAGCGCGTCAATAACAAGCTGGCGGCTTTGGAAAAACGCATTAAAGATTTACCGAAAACCCAGCAAAACATGGTGAGTTTGTCGCGCGACGTACAGGTCAATACCGAGCTGTACACCTCCTTGCTGAATAGCGCCCAGGAACAACGCATCGCCGCGGCCGGCTCCTTGGGTAATTCGCGCATCGTCGATTTTGCCGTTACCCCGGAAAAGCCTTATTGGCCCAAACCCAGCTTGTTGTTGGCGATTGCCGGTTTGTTGGGTTTGAGCTTGGGTTCTGCGTTGATTTTCCTGAGACATTCTTTGCAACGTCATGACAACTATCCGGCCTTGCTGGAATACCAAGTGGGTTTGCCGATGTTCGCGGCGATTCCGCATAGCAAAAGACAGCACAAATTAGGGCGCTTGCTCGGCAAGGACAAAGATAACGGCATTTTGGTCAGCCAAGATCCGCTGGATATTTCCGTCGAGTCGCTGCGCGGTTTGCGCACTACCTTGGAAGCGACGCTGGCCAATCACGAAAGCAAGGTGATCATGGTTTGCAGTCCGGCGCCGGGCATGGGCAAGTCCTTCGTCAGTGCCAACTTGGCGGCCTTGCTGGCTAGCATCAAGAAACGGGTGTTGGTGATCGACGCCGACATGCGCAACGGCCGCTTGCACGATACCTTCTCAATAGGCAAACAACCGGGTTTGTCCGATTTGTTGTCCGGCCGGGCCACGCTTGGCGAAGTCATCGTCAGTTTGCCGGATGTCGGTATCGATTTGATCCCGCGCGGTAATATGGTGCTGAACCCCGCAGAATTGTTGGTGTTGGGTGAACTATCCGAAACGCTGGAACAACTGAAGAGCTTTTATAACCATATCGTCATCGATTCGCCGCCGATTCTGGGCGCCACCGATGCAGCGATTCTGGGCAAACACGCCGACGCGACGTTCCTGGTCGTGAAGGAAGGCCGCTATACCGCCCAGGAACTGGAAGTCAGCGCTCGCCGTTTCCAGCAGGTTGGCATCAAACCTAACGGTTTCATCATCAACGATATGAAGGAAGGCTCGTCTTATTATCCATATTACGGCTATGCCTACCAGCGTGCCGATCAGGAGCCGAAGGACGAATCCACCTGGAGCGATAAATATCAAGCAGTGGGCGATTGGTTGGGCAAGCAGTTGGATAGGGAGTTGTTGCCTGTCGTGACTGCCGAAACCGACGAAAGAGTGTAA
- a CDS encoding O-antigen ligase family protein — MKLRLEKDLPVLLFALVCASTVASLPQVESAWAGIKEVYGEQEVGLRILREALLGVLIIYAWLEPRLRNGIVTSSVLAFLGVIATYVLFEVGYALYLELPFVVPMTGLRVFEYLPVALIGFVTSRLGAGEYVMYKFASYLRYYMVLQTGLALAQALWAPPLFGVSMLGGGRPFGTFVSPNLFGATMATCALVFALVPGMRRWLALSVFLALLSGSRTAFISSLLVVFFQVYAALRPRDRWALLMPAPILAVGALILASSPLLSGRDDADPTQDGRLDLWQRVFANSVHGPMDVLFGWGLGLSSNTVNLLFGAEHFPGQFDSDSLYLFLLNGYGVLGLLAYLGFLLITTRMSVHPNKGLVTMFIFVAGLTFNLWEYFPQNALLMLLWGMVVGCVAKSGAMARSLPAEAAYSPRLP; from the coding sequence ATGAAATTGCGTCTGGAAAAAGACCTGCCCGTCCTGCTGTTTGCGCTGGTTTGCGCCTCGACGGTAGCCTCGTTGCCGCAAGTCGAATCGGCCTGGGCCGGCATCAAGGAAGTTTACGGCGAGCAGGAGGTTGGCTTGCGGATTCTGCGCGAAGCGCTGCTGGGCGTGTTGATTATCTACGCCTGGCTGGAGCCGCGGCTGCGCAACGGTATCGTCACCAGTTCGGTGTTGGCGTTTCTGGGCGTAATTGCGACTTATGTATTGTTTGAAGTGGGCTATGCCTTGTATCTTGAGTTGCCGTTCGTGGTGCCGATGACCGGGCTGCGGGTGTTCGAATACCTGCCGGTGGCCCTGATTGGTTTCGTCACCAGCCGCTTGGGAGCGGGCGAGTATGTGATGTACAAGTTCGCCAGCTATCTGCGCTATTACATGGTGTTGCAGACCGGTTTAGCGTTGGCCCAGGCTTTGTGGGCACCGCCCTTGTTCGGCGTGTCGATGTTGGGCGGCGGCCGGCCGTTCGGCACGTTTGTTAGCCCTAATTTGTTCGGGGCGACTATGGCGACTTGCGCGCTGGTGTTTGCCTTGGTGCCGGGTATGCGCCGCTGGTTGGCGCTGAGCGTGTTTTTAGCCTTGCTCAGCGGTTCGCGTACGGCGTTTATCAGCTCCTTGTTGGTGGTGTTTTTTCAAGTGTATGCCGCGCTAAGGCCGCGCGATCGCTGGGCTTTGTTGATGCCGGCGCCGATCTTGGCGGTGGGCGCTTTAATTTTGGCTTCCAGCCCCTTGTTGAGCGGTCGGGACGATGCCGATCCTACCCAAGACGGCAGGCTGGATTTGTGGCAACGGGTGTTTGCCAATTCTGTGCACGGGCCGATGGATGTGTTGTTTGGCTGGGGTTTGGGCTTGAGTTCCAATACCGTCAATCTGCTGTTTGGTGCCGAACATTTTCCGGGTCAATTCGATTCCGACAGTCTGTATTTGTTTTTACTGAACGGCTACGGCGTGCTTGGTTTACTGGCGTATCTGGGTTTTCTATTGATCACGACACGGATGTCTGTCCACCCGAATAAAGGGCTGGTGACGATGTTTATTTTCGTGGCCGGGCTGACGTTTAATCTGTGGGAGTATTTCCCGCAAAATGCCTTGCTGATGCTGCTGTGGGGCATGGTGGTCGGCTGCGTGGCCAAATCCGGGGCAATGGCTCGGTCCTTACCGGCCGAAGCCGCCTATTCCCCGCGCTTACCTTAG
- a CDS encoding lipopolysaccharide biosynthesis protein, with translation MFSALKQSKLFGDAFWALFGQAASAVALLLGTRLLTELISPAVYGQVALLNGFVALGVAVFSYPFICAGMRIVPECRNPAERQGLHAAVAGLTLKATGLAIAGLILGGSVYGYFTDGDVLLFILAGALLAITVQRELGIQLAIGERKQRLASLWQTGDSVLRPLLAISLVWWLGGNAEWVLLGYILASLLSNLVWLVAKRRQAAPAQPAATRHFGREVWVYALPLIPMELIFWINGLGDRYVIGYLLTAADVGLYAATYTIVNEAFNRSAMVLLRTFQPAYFQAFSANRIRQAFSILWVWIASVAGLGVAGLLILLLSKDWVAALVLAKSYHAAVDLMPAMALGCALHALGTAFAQPLLAQKRTRALLKGRLCGAVTAVIAIPVLVGQFGLLGAAWANPVYFGIEALVLAFLAKPWCMGHLDNQRDQTQAQASSVGITV, from the coding sequence ATGTTCAGTGCATTGAAACAAAGCAAATTATTTGGCGATGCGTTCTGGGCCTTGTTCGGCCAAGCGGCCTCCGCAGTGGCCTTGTTGCTGGGCACTCGCTTGCTGACCGAACTGATTAGCCCGGCGGTTTACGGGCAAGTGGCACTGTTGAACGGTTTTGTCGCATTGGGCGTGGCGGTGTTTTCTTATCCGTTTATCTGCGCCGGCATGCGCATCGTCCCTGAATGTCGAAATCCAGCCGAGCGCCAAGGGTTGCATGCCGCCGTCGCCGGATTGACGCTGAAAGCCACCGGCTTGGCGATTGCAGGGCTGATACTGGGCGGTTCTGTCTACGGCTATTTTACCGATGGCGATGTGCTGCTGTTTATCTTGGCCGGCGCGCTGTTGGCGATCACGGTGCAGCGGGAATTGGGTATCCAGTTGGCGATCGGCGAGCGCAAACAGCGCCTGGCCAGTCTTTGGCAAACCGGCGATAGCGTACTGCGGCCGTTGTTGGCGATCTCGCTGGTCTGGTGGCTGGGCGGCAATGCGGAATGGGTGCTGCTGGGCTATATCCTGGCCAGCTTGCTTTCCAATTTGGTTTGGCTGGTCGCTAAACGCCGTCAAGCGGCGCCGGCGCAACCGGCTGCTACTCGGCATTTCGGACGAGAGGTCTGGGTCTATGCCTTGCCGTTGATTCCGATGGAATTGATTTTCTGGATCAACGGCTTGGGAGATCGGTATGTGATCGGCTATTTGCTGACGGCCGCCGATGTGGGACTGTACGCGGCGACTTATACCATCGTCAACGAGGCCTTCAACCGTAGCGCAATGGTATTGCTGCGGACTTTTCAGCCGGCCTATTTCCAGGCGTTTTCCGCAAATCGCATTCGGCAAGCCTTTTCGATTCTATGGGTATGGATAGCCAGCGTGGCCGGCCTGGGCGTGGCCGGTTTGCTGATCTTGCTGTTGAGCAAAGATTGGGTGGCGGCCTTGGTATTGGCCAAGTCCTATCACGCCGCGGTCGATTTAATGCCGGCCATGGCGCTCGGCTGTGCCTTGCATGCCTTGGGCACGGCGTTTGCCCAACCGCTATTGGCCCAAAAACGTACCAGAGCATTATTGAAAGGGCGGTTATGCGGTGCGGTGACGGCGGTGATTGCGATTCCGGTACTGGTCGGCCAATTCGGTTTGCTGGGCGCGGCCTGGGCCAACCCGGTTTATTTCGGTATAGAAGCGCTGGTTCTGGCCTTTTTGGCTAAACCCTGGTGCATGGGTCACCTGGATAATCAGCGCGATCAGACGCAAGCGCAAGCCTCCAGCGTGGGCATCACGGTCTGA
- a CDS encoding class I SAM-dependent methyltransferase: MTTETYGDVLHECVACGAQKISYWRRKSFQYTVGENAKEFHIYRCACCGTGFLNQPPDRQWLKAIYQYSGQALTESIALKNVLDRERAFPNCTVDAERMARHAKQLDTSTNRRALDIGSGFGFYTQALRMSGYQTVSINPGQYENQVFKDLNGDEPLTMMFEQYQPEQAFGVVVMSQVLEHLLEPDRAIAKVASLLESGGVLACAVPNYASFLVKLLGTKENACLWVPEHVNYFTEQGLKRLLERNGLQVVKTEQITRIQFNALSRRLGLTGRAAAFADALVKLAQIPFGRMMNALGLGIYINVYAVKR, translated from the coding sequence ATGACAACAGAAACTTACGGCGATGTGCTGCACGAATGCGTCGCGTGCGGCGCGCAGAAAATCAGTTATTGGCGGCGGAAAAGCTTTCAATACACGGTTGGTGAGAATGCAAAAGAATTTCATATCTATCGTTGCGCATGTTGTGGCACGGGATTTTTGAATCAACCGCCAGATCGGCAATGGTTGAAGGCTATTTATCAATACTCCGGGCAGGCGCTGACCGAATCGATTGCTCTAAAAAATGTGCTGGACAGAGAGCGGGCTTTTCCTAATTGCACGGTGGATGCCGAGCGCATGGCTAGACATGCCAAACAATTGGATACATCGACAAATCGCCGGGCGCTGGATATAGGTTCCGGGTTTGGTTTTTACACGCAGGCCTTGAGAATGAGCGGTTATCAGACCGTTAGCATTAATCCGGGCCAATACGAAAACCAGGTTTTCAAGGATTTGAACGGCGACGAACCGTTGACGATGATGTTCGAGCAATACCAGCCGGAGCAAGCGTTTGGCGTGGTGGTGATGTCGCAGGTGCTGGAGCATCTGCTCGAGCCGGATCGGGCGATTGCCAAGGTCGCGAGCCTGCTGGAAAGTGGCGGGGTTTTGGCCTGTGCGGTGCCAAATTACGCATCGTTTTTAGTCAAGCTGTTGGGTACCAAGGAAAATGCCTGTCTGTGGGTGCCGGAGCACGTCAATTATTTTACCGAGCAAGGCTTGAAACGCTTGCTGGAACGCAACGGTTTGCAAGTGGTGAAAACAGAGCAAATCACTCGAATCCAGTTCAATGCCTTGTCGAGAAGATTGGGGCTGACGGGTAGGGCGGCGGCATTCGCCGATGCGCTGGTCAAATTGGCCCAGATTCCGTTTGGCCGCATGATGAACGCCTTGGGGCTGGGTATCTACATCAACGTCTATGCGGTGAAGCGATAA
- a CDS encoding glycosyltransferase family 2 protein encodes MLTVVILTQNEEANLPGCLAAIPERYPVVVIDSGSNDNTLAIARQRGCAVFSNPWPGFAEQRNFALQQCGIQTPWILFVDADEIYPQRFYDWFEAKLSETHGIDVLMVPSILYLRGKRLNHAPGYPIYHPRLVRRETASFVRNHTGHGEAVLDTCRIGYSDIPYEHYFYHGEIVAWMHKHIGKAAQEVQLQPTAGAVMTARGRLSVLLGRSWLRILGRFAYHYLFRGGFLDGAAGLEFALMFTWYEATIYLQAKTGHWARG; translated from the coding sequence ATGTTGACCGTCGTTATTTTGACCCAAAACGAAGAAGCTAATCTACCGGGCTGCTTGGCGGCGATTCCCGAGCGCTATCCGGTCGTCGTGATCGATTCCGGCAGTAACGATAATACATTGGCCATCGCGAGACAGCGGGGCTGCGCGGTATTCAGTAATCCCTGGCCCGGCTTTGCCGAACAACGCAATTTTGCGCTGCAACAGTGCGGTATCCAGACGCCGTGGATATTGTTCGTCGATGCCGACGAAATTTATCCGCAGCGGTTTTACGATTGGTTTGAAGCCAAATTGTCGGAGACTCATGGCATTGATGTGTTGATGGTGCCCTCGATACTTTATCTGCGCGGCAAACGCTTGAATCACGCGCCCGGTTATCCGATCTATCACCCCAGGCTGGTGCGCCGCGAGACCGCGAGTTTTGTCCGTAACCATACCGGGCATGGTGAAGCGGTGCTCGATACCTGTCGGATCGGATATTCGGATATTCCTTACGAGCATTATTTTTACCATGGCGAGATTGTCGCCTGGATGCACAAACATATCGGCAAGGCCGCTCAGGAGGTGCAGTTGCAACCGACCGCCGGTGCGGTGATGACCGCGCGCGGGCGTTTGAGCGTGTTATTGGGACGGTCCTGGTTGAGGATTTTGGGGCGGTTTGCTTACCACTATTTGTTTCGGGGCGGCTTTTTGGATGGCGCCGCCGGCTTGGAGTTTGCATTGATGTTTACCTGGTACGAGGCCACGATTTATCTGCAAGCAAAAACCGGTCATTGGGCAAGAGGATGA
- a CDS encoding glycosyltransferase family 2 protein produces MNISLVLATLGRDWEVADFLKSLLFQTYKDFEVIVIDQNRDGKIDALLEPFKAVLDLKHIKVDFTGNARARDYGIGLAQGRIVAFPDDDCAYDKDVLEKVVAEFNRRERLAILVAGSYDFSSTRFSIGVNSRKAGYFNRFRMMGVEFTQFFDVQRVDRRQFHLDHDFGIGSKYAGAEGFELLYRLLRAGGSAFYTPEIKIYHPDKDHYKLGTSRMLMYSTGIGAYIRKFANQHDAFILYYIVRKMFVAPMLKMLLALLLFNPKKLAYSFYNLVGIWRGFLEYGR; encoded by the coding sequence ATGAACATTTCGCTGGTGTTGGCGACGCTCGGTAGGGATTGGGAAGTGGCGGATTTTTTGAAATCGTTGCTGTTCCAGACTTATAAGGATTTCGAAGTGATCGTTATCGATCAAAATCGGGACGGTAAAATCGACGCCCTCCTGGAGCCGTTCAAAGCCGTGTTGGATCTGAAGCATATTAAAGTCGACTTTACCGGCAATGCCCGGGCCAGGGACTATGGTATCGGCTTGGCGCAAGGCCGCATCGTGGCGTTTCCGGACGACGATTGCGCCTACGACAAGGATGTGCTGGAAAAAGTGGTGGCGGAATTTAACCGCCGGGAAAGGCTGGCCATTCTGGTGGCCGGTTCCTACGATTTTTCCTCGACCCGCTTCAGCATCGGCGTGAATAGCCGCAAAGCCGGCTATTTCAACCGTTTCAGGATGATGGGCGTGGAATTTACCCAGTTTTTCGATGTGCAACGGGTCGATCGGCGCCAGTTTCATCTGGATCACGATTTCGGCATCGGTTCCAAATACGCCGGCGCGGAAGGTTTTGAGTTGCTGTACCGCTTGCTGCGGGCCGGCGGTAGTGCGTTCTATACGCCGGAGATCAAGATTTATCACCCGGACAAGGACCATTACAAGTTGGGTACTTCCAGAATGTTGATGTATTCCACCGGCATCGGCGCCTATATTCGCAAGTTTGCCAATCAACACGATGCGTTCATTTTGTATTACATCGTCCGCAAGATGTTCGTTGCGCCGATGTTGAAAATGTTGTTGGCCTTGCTGCTGTTCAACCCCAAAAAACTGGCGTATTCGTTTTATAACCTGGTCGGCATTTGGCGCGGGTTTTTGGAGTATGGACGATAA